In Schistosoma mansoni, WGS project CABG00000000 data, supercontig 0113, strain Puerto Rico, whole genome shotgun sequence, one genomic interval encodes:
- a CDS encoding adapter molecule crk, putative produces the protein MAVELVPDAPWYFGEISREKANEILIDQPVGTFLIRDSTTKSGYVLAIKEANEVKRYLLTWAPQLKKFKFGDTLYSSLDELVRLHTSHSSSTRMRQPAQKATYAALYSFQAQEEGDLSFQRGDLLTFIRQKREWILCKSGDNRIGWVPSNYLTPFTPEIVARLKGLGDQLGLTYCHMLKSVQLPATGKVVRARNPSIFATNHLKVECDDEVQIRKLLPDGFCEVWRERDQVGGLVPINFLKIECN, from the exons ATGGCGGTCGAACTAGTTCCCGACGCTCC ATGGTATTTTGGAGAAATAAGCAGGGAAAAAGCTAATGAGATTCTAATTGACCAGCCTGTTGGAACATTTTTGATACGTGACAGCACCACAAAGTCAGGTTACGTGCTGGCGATAAA AGAGGCGAACGAAGTTAAACGTTACTTACTTACATGGGCACCTCAGCTGAAAAAGTTCAAGTTTGGCGACACTCTTTACTCTTCGCTGGATGAGTTGGTTAGACTTCATACTTCACACTCTTCCAGTACTCGTATGAGGCAGCCAGCCCAGAAGGCTACTTATGCTGCTTTATATTCATTTCAAGCACAG GAAGAGGGAGATTTGTCTTTTCAGAGGGGAGATTTGTTAACGTTTATAAGACAAAAGCGGGAGTGGATTCTATGTAAATCAGGCGATAACCGTATCGGTTGGGTTCCTTCAAATTACTTAACTCCG TTTACACCTGAAATTGTTGCTAGATTAAAGGGTCTTGGTGACCAACTTGGTTTAACCTATTGTCATATGCTGAAATCTGTTCAGTTACCAGCCACTGGGAAGGTTGTAAGGGCTAGAAATCCCAGCATTTTCGCGACAAATCATTTGAAAGTGGAG TGCGATGACGAAGTTCAAATCAGGAAACTACTTCCTGATGGATTCTGTGAGGTCTGGCGAGAACGTGATCAAGTTGGCGGCTTAGTACCAATTAATTTCCTTAAGATTGaatgtaattaa